In Armatimonadota bacterium, a single genomic region encodes these proteins:
- the tuf gene encoding elongation factor Tu (EF-Tu; promotes GTP-dependent binding of aminoacyl-tRNA to the A-site of ribosomes during protein biosynthesis; when the tRNA anticodon matches the mRNA codon, GTP hydrolysis results; the inactive EF-Tu-GDP leaves the ribosome and release of GDP is promoted by elongation factor Ts; many prokaryotes have two copies of the gene encoding EF-Tu), translating to TTDVTGNMDLPEGVEMVMPGDNVTIKAELIVPIAMEIGLRFAIREGGRTVGAGVVSEVLPD from the coding sequence CACAACGGACGTAACGGGCAACATGGACCTTCCCGAAGGCGTGGAGATGGTGATGCCCGGTGACAACGTGACGATCAAGGCGGAACTGATCGTTCCGATCGCGATGGAGATCGGTCTCCGCTTCGCGATTCGCGAAGGCGGTCGCACGGTTGGAGCCGGCGTCGTCTCCGAAGTTCTGCCCGATT